CAAGTTTGCAACCCTCTACAAGCACTTGAGCGCGTTTAGGATATACTGCAAGCACCTTGCCTACCCGCCCCTTATCATCGCCAGCGACAATCTTTACCATATCGCCTTTTTTGATTTTATACTTTATCATTTTTTGCTCTCCTAATCTTTCTTAAACACTTTTTATAGCACCTCTGGTGCTAGCGACACTATTTTCATAAAATTTGCATATCGCACTTCTCGGCTTACAGGACCAAAGATTCTCGTGCCGATTGGTTCTTTTTTGTTGTCCAAAATCACGGCAGCATTATCATCAAATCTCACTAGCGAACCATTTTGTCTATGAATCTCTTTTTTTGTTCTTACTACGACCGCCTTGACAACTTGAGCTTTTTTCACCTTACCATTTGGGATAGCCTTTTTTACAGAAGCTACAATCACATCACCCACGCTAGCATACCTTTTGTGGCTTCCGCCTAACACCTTGATACACATAATCTCTTTTGCGCCACTATTATCAGCGACATTTAGCCTAGTAAAACTCTGTATCATATTTTTCTCCTGTTCTTTTCTGTAAAGTCCAACTACACGCCAACTTGAACTATCTCTTTAAGATTGAAAGACTTTGTTTTAGAAATAGGCTTGCACTCTATCGCAGAGATGACATCCCCCACCTTGACTTGATTTTTCTCATCGTGAATAGTGTATTTTTTAAATCGCTTAACGATTTTGCGATACTTTGGATGCACCACCTTTCTTTCAACCAAAATCACAGCACTCTTATCGCCAGCTTTAGAGACTACTTTACCCTGTATAAGTCGCTTATGCGGTTGCTTTTGCGTATCACTCATTTCTTAGTCCTTTTTAGCAGATATTGCCGTATTTATCCTAGCAATATCCTTACGAACAGAAGAAATCTTGCTAGTATTTGTTAGTTGCATTGTTTTAAGCTGTAAGCGAAGCTCAAAAAGTTCATTTTTTTTGTCTTTCAGCATTTTTTGTAACTCGTTTTTTTCTTTATCTTTTATTTCAGTAAATTTCATTTTCACCCTCACTTGTGATGATTTTTGTCCTAAAAGGGAGTTTGCTTTGTGCTAGCATAAGAGCTTCTCTTGCCATTTGCTCTTCCACGCCCGTGATTTCATAGATGATTCTACCCGGTTTAATATTCATAACCCATTTTTCCACAGCTCCCTTACCTTTCCCCATCCTCACTTCTAGAGGTTTAGCAGTAAGTGGCTTATCGGGAAAAACACGAATCCATACCTTACCAGTGCGCTTGATATGCCTCGTGAGAGCAATTCTTGCAGCCTCAATCTGTCTAGAATCAATGCGTCCAAGCTCCAATGCCTTAATACCTATGTTTCCATAGGCTAAACTTGAGCCACGCATCGCTTTTCCACGATTGCGACCTTTCATCTGCTTGCGATATTTTGTTTTCTTTGGCATCAACATTAGCTTTGTCTCCCTCTTCTAGATTTATGACGAGAATCTTCGTAACCGTCCTCTTTACGCTCAGGTTGGATTCCTTTTTGTAAAATTTCACCTTTGAAAATCCACACTTTCACACCGATGATTCCATAAGTCGTATATGCTTCAGCAAAACCATAATCAATCTTTGCACGAAGCGTATGCAATGGCACACGACCCTCCATATACCACTCTGTCCGTGCTATTTCAGCACCAGCCAAACGCCCAGAAACTTTGATTTTTACTCCTCTAGCACCAGATTTCATTGCGGACTGCATTACCTTTTTCATTGCTCTACGAAACGCTACGCGTTTTTCTAGCTGTGTAGCGACATTTTCGGCAGCAAGTTGAGCATTCGCTTGAGGACGTTTCACTTCCTTGATATTGATAGATACTTCTTTGCCAATCTCTTTTTTGAGTGCTTCTCGCTTGATTTCTATATCAGCACCTTTTTTACCGATGATAAGCCCCGGACGCGCTGCAACAACAGTTACGCGAACTTTGCTAGCTGCACGCTCAATGATGATTTCACTCACTCCTGCATAATATAATTCTTTTTTTAGAAACTTGCGGATTTTATGGTCCTCTATAATGTTTGCGGGAGTTACTTTAGAGTTTGGAAACCATCGCGAAGTCCAATTTCGATTTATCCCCAGTCGAAGTCCTATTGGATTAACTTTTTGTCCCATAGCTATTTATCCTCATCTTTTTTTGTGGTTTTAGGTTTTGCCGTAGTTTTCGGATTGGTAGTTGAACTAGCCTTTGTTTCTTTGTTTGTCTTAGTAGCACTTTTCTGAGCCACTTTTTTTTGAGAATCATCTTGCTTTGTTTTTGTGCTACTAGTTTTTGTTTGGTTTGATTTATTTACCACCGAAGCGGTTTCATTGGATTCTATCTTTTTTGCAGATTTAACACTTTGAGCTACTTTAGAAACTGCCTTTTTAGAGTTTTTAAAAGAAGTCTTTAGCGTGTCAATTTCATTCTGATTCATCACTTCCACAAGTATATGAGAAGTTGGTTTGCGAATCGGTGTAGCCCTACCCCTAGCGCGTGGCATAAACCTGCGCAAAACAGGACCTGCATCTACTCTGCAAGAATGAACAATAGCACTTTTTGCTTCATATCCACCATTTGCTACGGCTGAAGCAATAACTTTCGCAATAACCTTAGCCGCTTTATTAGGAGTAAATTCTAGGCTTGCAAGCGCAATTTCTGCGTTCATTCCCTGCACTTCTCTTGCTACCAAACGAGCTTTTGTGGGGGACAATCGTATAAATCGTAATAATGCTTTGCTCATTTTCTACCTCTATTTACCAATTTTCTTTTGGACACTGCCCTTGTGCCCCTTAAATGTCCTAGTAGGCGCAAACTCACCGAGCTTATAACCCACATGATTTTCTGTGATATACACAGGCACAAACGCCCTGCCGTTATGGACATTGAAAGTAAGCCCAATCATATCAGGTAAAATTGTGCTTCTGCGCGACCAAGTCTTAATGGGCTTGTTATCTTTTGTTTCCTTGCTTTTAGCCACCTTTTTTGCTAAATGAAAATCTATAAAAGGACCTTTTCTAATCGACCTTGCCATTGTTGTTTCCTTTAATTATTTTTTCTTTCTTGAAATGATAAGTCTATCGCTCGCCTTTTTCTTGCGAGTTTTAAAGCCTTTAGCAGGTGTGCCCCAAGGCGAAACGGGGTGTCCGCTAGAGCCTGTCTTACCCTCACCACCACCGTGTGGGTGGTCTACTGGGTTCATAGCACTTCCGCGAGTTTGTGGGCGAATGCCACGATGACGATTGCGCCCTGCCTTACCGATAGAAATATTGATAAAATCCTCATTTCCTACCACACCGATTGTCGCCATACATTCCTCTAAAATGTAGCGCATTTCTCCGCTTGGCATTC
This genomic stretch from Helicobacter macacae MIT 99-5501 harbors:
- the rplX gene encoding 50S ribosomal protein L24, with the translated sequence MIKYKIKKGDMVKIVAGDDKGRVGKVLAVYPKRAQVLVEGCKLAKKAIKPNDENQKGGFINKEMPMHISNVKKEGE
- the rplN gene encoding 50S ribosomal protein L14 yields the protein MIQSFTRLNVADNSGAKEIMCIKVLGGSHKRYASVGDVIVASVKKAIPNGKVKKAQVVKAVVVRTKKEIHRQNGSLVRFDDNAAVILDNKKEPIGTRIFGPVSREVRYANFMKIVSLAPEVL
- the rpsQ gene encoding 30S ribosomal protein S17, encoding MSDTQKQPHKRLIQGKVVSKAGDKSAVILVERKVVHPKYRKIVKRFKKYTIHDEKNQVKVGDVISAIECKPISKTKSFNLKEIVQVGV
- the rpmC gene encoding 50S ribosomal protein L29, whose amino-acid sequence is MKFTEIKDKEKNELQKMLKDKKNELFELRLQLKTMQLTNTSKISSVRKDIARINTAISAKKD
- the rplP gene encoding 50S ribosomal protein L16 gives rise to the protein MLMPKKTKYRKQMKGRNRGKAMRGSSLAYGNIGIKALELGRIDSRQIEAARIALTRHIKRTGKVWIRVFPDKPLTAKPLEVRMGKGKGAVEKWVMNIKPGRIIYEITGVEEQMAREALMLAQSKLPFRTKIITSEGENEIY
- the rpsC gene encoding 30S ribosomal protein S3 encodes the protein MGQKVNPIGLRLGINRNWTSRWFPNSKVTPANIIEDHKIRKFLKKELYYAGVSEIIIERAASKVRVTVVAARPGLIIGKKGADIEIKREALKKEIGKEVSINIKEVKRPQANAQLAAENVATQLEKRVAFRRAMKKVMQSAMKSGARGVKIKVSGRLAGAEIARTEWYMEGRVPLHTLRAKIDYGFAEAYTTYGIIGVKVWIFKGEILQKGIQPERKEDGYEDSRHKSRRGRQS
- the rplV gene encoding 50S ribosomal protein L22 → MSKALLRFIRLSPTKARLVAREVQGMNAEIALASLEFTPNKAAKVIAKVIASAVANGGYEAKSAIVHSCRVDAGPVLRRFMPRARGRATPIRKPTSHILVEVMNQNEIDTLKTSFKNSKKAVSKVAQSVKSAKKIESNETASVVNKSNQTKTSSTKTKQDDSQKKVAQKSATKTNKETKASSTTNPKTTAKPKTTKKDEDK
- the rpsS gene encoding 30S ribosomal protein S19 — encoded protein: MARSIRKGPFIDFHLAKKVAKSKETKDNKPIKTWSRRSTILPDMIGLTFNVHNGRAFVPVYITENHVGYKLGEFAPTRTFKGHKGSVQKKIGK